In one window of Pseudodesulfovibrio sediminis DNA:
- a CDS encoding DUF362 domain-containing protein: protein MSTRVAIAHILEYESTLLQRATQLILEESGLTIHPGQTVLVKPNLVNGSNARHCTTHPRVVQAACTWLLDQGARVTVADSPAFGPASYVARASGLADALGEIGLKAQSLKRATPLTLSQGGTIGLSQDALEADLILNIPKLKVHCQMTMSGAVKNMFGCVVGFRKALAHNRLGHSHEVFRSMLMDVYAALPHTHHLVDGIHPLHKDGPIKGVPFELGWLAASSNGIAIDTAAYALLGLRPQQVPLWDEAMQRNLIGADPRDLLYPLEKPDQFDTTGFVLSPERELAFTPSRLMTGRIRSLLKHFKK from the coding sequence ATGAGCACACGTGTCGCCATAGCACACATCCTCGAATACGAATCCACGCTGCTGCAACGAGCAACGCAATTGATTCTGGAAGAGTCGGGGCTGACCATCCATCCGGGCCAGACCGTGCTGGTCAAACCGAACCTGGTCAACGGCAGCAACGCCCGTCACTGCACCACTCATCCGCGGGTAGTGCAGGCCGCCTGCACCTGGCTGCTCGACCAAGGCGCCCGCGTGACCGTGGCCGACTCCCCCGCGTTCGGACCGGCCTCCTATGTTGCTCGCGCTTCGGGACTGGCTGACGCTCTTGGCGAGATCGGCCTCAAGGCGCAAAGCCTGAAACGGGCCACGCCGCTCACGCTCTCCCAGGGCGGCACCATCGGCCTGTCACAGGACGCGCTTGAGGCAGATCTCATCCTGAACATCCCCAAACTCAAGGTCCACTGTCAGATGACCATGAGCGGTGCGGTCAAAAACATGTTCGGTTGCGTGGTCGGCTTCCGCAAGGCGCTGGCGCACAACAGACTGGGACATAGCCATGAAGTTTTCCGCTCCATGCTCATGGATGTGTATGCGGCCCTGCCCCACACCCATCATCTCGTTGACGGCATCCACCCCCTGCACAAGGACGGCCCCATCAAAGGCGTTCCCTTTGAACTGGGATGGCTGGCGGCTTCCTCCAACGGCATCGCCATCGACACGGCCGCCTATGCGCTTCTGGGGCTGCGACCGCAACAGGTGCCCCTGTGGGACGAGGCCATGCAGCGAAACCTCATAGGAGCCGACCCGCGCGACCTCCTCTACCCTCTGGAGAAACCGGACCAGTTCGACACCACCGGTTTTGTGCTCTCCCCGGAACGGGAACTCGCCTTCACGCCATCCCGACTCATGACCGGCAGAATTCGCAGCCTACTGAAACATTTCAAAAAATAG
- the hypF gene encoding carbamoyltransferase HypF — MLRQRFTITGQVQGVGFRPFVYRIALDNHVTGSVNNSSDGVIIEVQGSPEQVACFSDDLTEKLPPLAHVVTFESAELDPVEDETAFIILKSTGGKGHSVLISADVATCADCLADMNDPNNRRYRYPFTNCTNCGPRYTITRSIPYDRPQTSMAEFPLCDKCREEYENPLDRRFHAQPNACPICGPTVWLTDENNATIAQNDDALNRLASDLAAGKLAAVKGLGGFHLVCDATSDTAVATLRARKHRPDKPLAVMVPDMETARRLAEIGLKEEEWLTGLHRPIVLAAKHSPFPLAELVAPDTNFIGLMLPYTPLHHVLLNHFKEAGNNTVPALVMTSGNMSSEPICLDNTEAFERLGGIADIFLFHDRDILIRTDDSVLRVNKTTEDPIFMRRARGFVPAPVFIPHTGPTVLGTGPELKATLTLTKGDQAFTSQHIGNMSNLETMYFYREILTHLQDILQVRPELIVRDLHPDYMTSTLAEELGREMDIPVATLQHHYAHIHAVLAENRHTDPVIGLALDGTGYGEDGTIWGGECLLVDPKGLEHQRLAHFSRIRLPGGEAAVKEPWRIAQAALWELGITEPTRYVWPWLTNFERESHFLPQLLHKGINAPATSSCGRLFDGVAALCGLAETISYEGQAAIRLEKVQDMSETGAYPCPLRSDDPVSLNTLSLVAGVLEDLEHSVPVPVIARRFHNGLIAGLTYMAYSFSMVLDIHHIALSGGVMQNLTLATELPLALKAAGLLPLLHKQLPPNDGCISLGQAVWGQRKLQIGS, encoded by the coding sequence ATGCTGAGACAGAGGTTCACCATCACCGGCCAAGTGCAGGGCGTCGGGTTCCGACCCTTTGTCTACCGCATCGCCCTGGACAACCACGTCACCGGTTCGGTCAACAACTCCTCGGACGGCGTGATCATCGAAGTGCAGGGCAGCCCTGAACAGGTCGCCTGTTTTTCCGATGACCTCACAGAGAAACTCCCGCCCCTGGCCCATGTGGTCACATTCGAAAGCGCAGAACTCGACCCGGTTGAGGATGAGACCGCATTCATCATCCTCAAATCAACCGGCGGAAAAGGCCATTCCGTACTCATCAGTGCGGACGTAGCCACCTGCGCCGACTGTCTGGCGGACATGAATGATCCGAACAACCGGCGCTACCGGTATCCCTTTACCAACTGCACCAACTGCGGGCCGCGCTACACCATCACCCGATCCATCCCCTATGATCGCCCCCAGACATCCATGGCCGAATTTCCGCTGTGCGATAAGTGTCGGGAGGAATACGAGAACCCATTGGATCGCCGGTTTCACGCCCAGCCCAACGCCTGTCCGATCTGCGGCCCCACAGTCTGGCTCACTGATGAAAACAACGCCACGATCGCACAGAACGACGACGCGCTGAACAGGCTTGCCAGTGATCTGGCCGCAGGAAAGCTGGCCGCAGTCAAAGGCCTCGGCGGGTTCCATCTGGTCTGTGACGCGACATCGGACACGGCCGTGGCCACCCTGCGCGCCCGCAAGCACAGGCCGGACAAGCCGCTGGCGGTCATGGTCCCGGATATGGAGACCGCGCGCCGCCTTGCAGAAATTGGCCTCAAAGAGGAAGAATGGCTGACCGGACTGCACCGACCCATTGTTCTGGCCGCCAAGCACTCGCCGTTCCCGCTGGCCGAGTTGGTCGCCCCTGACACCAACTTCATCGGCCTGATGCTGCCATACACCCCCCTGCATCACGTCCTGCTCAATCATTTCAAGGAGGCCGGTAACAATACGGTCCCTGCGCTGGTCATGACCTCCGGCAACATGAGTTCCGAACCGATCTGCCTGGACAACACCGAGGCTTTCGAACGCCTCGGCGGCATTGCCGACATTTTTCTCTTTCACGACCGGGACATTCTCATCCGCACCGATGATTCGGTCCTGCGCGTGAACAAGACCACGGAAGACCCGATCTTCATGCGCCGGGCACGCGGCTTTGTTCCGGCTCCGGTGTTCATCCCGCACACGGGACCGACCGTGCTCGGCACCGGCCCGGAGCTCAAGGCCACCCTGACGCTCACCAAGGGCGATCAGGCTTTCACCAGCCAGCACATCGGCAACATGTCCAATCTGGAGACCATGTATTTTTACAGGGAAATCCTCACTCACCTTCAGGATATCCTGCAGGTCAGGCCGGAACTCATCGTCCGCGACCTGCACCCGGACTACATGACCAGCACACTGGCAGAGGAGCTGGGCCGGGAGATGGACATTCCGGTGGCGACTCTGCAACACCACTACGCCCACATCCATGCGGTACTGGCCGAAAACAGACACACCGATCCGGTCATAGGTCTGGCTCTGGACGGAACCGGTTACGGCGAGGACGGAACCATCTGGGGCGGAGAATGCCTTCTGGTTGACCCCAAAGGTCTGGAGCACCAACGGCTGGCCCATTTCTCGCGTATCCGACTGCCCGGCGGCGAAGCAGCGGTCAAGGAGCCGTGGCGCATCGCTCAGGCCGCCCTGTGGGAGCTGGGTATCACGGAACCGACCCGCTATGTCTGGCCATGGCTCACGAATTTCGAACGGGAGAGCCACTTCCTGCCCCAATTGCTACACAAAGGCATCAACGCCCCCGCGACCTCCAGTTGCGGCAGGCTCTTTGACGGAGTGGCCGCACTCTGCGGTCTGGCCGAAACCATCTCCTATGAAGGACAGGCGGCCATCCGGCTGGAAAAAGTGCAGGACATGTCCGAAACCGGCGCATACCCCTGTCCGCTCAGGTCCGATGATCCGGTCTCGCTGAACACCCTCTCGCTGGTGGCCGGTGTGTTGGAAGATCTGGAGCACTCCGTGCCGGTGCCTGTCATCGCCCGCCGCTTTCACAACGGCCTGATCGCCGGACTGACGTACATGGCCTATTCCTTTTCCATGGTGCTGGACATTCACCATATCGCCCTGTCCGGCGGGGTCATGCAGAACCTGACCCTGGCAACCGAACTTCCACTGGCCCTCAAGGCCGCAGGTCTGCTACCATTGCTCCACAAGCAGCTCCCGCCCAATGACGGGTGCATCTCCCTGGGCCAGGCGGTCTGGGGACAAAGGAAACTGCAAATCGGAAGCTGA
- a CDS encoding DUF3298 and DUF4163 domain-containing protein: MHRMFALLTTLCIVLVAAAPLSAAPCTPLVLSSVTIREETLGFTVDAEYPVLCVPEANRTIRDWVGFCLFDFKKLDPEHDLSDFPHKYSLHMHYAVWPSQGHRFVSVKLSVAVYTGGAHSNHWPKTWVFDRENGHVIELGDVFTDLESGLNTVSRLVRPPLVSALGDMYLEDMLQPGIEPMEDNFRNFIFTEDGMTFFFMPYQVAPFAAGEQIVTIPYENIDNLFNAETRHALGRE; the protein is encoded by the coding sequence ATGCACAGGATGTTCGCACTGCTGACCACGCTCTGCATTGTGCTCGTCGCTGCGGCACCGCTCTCGGCAGCCCCCTGCACCCCGCTGGTCCTCTCCTCCGTCACCATCCGCGAAGAAACCCTGGGATTCACCGTTGACGCCGAGTATCCCGTGCTCTGTGTCCCGGAAGCCAATCGCACCATCCGAGACTGGGTGGGATTCTGCCTTTTTGATTTCAAGAAACTCGACCCCGAACACGACCTGTCGGATTTTCCGCACAAATATTCCCTGCATATGCACTATGCGGTTTGGCCTTCACAAGGTCACAGGTTCGTCTCGGTCAAACTGTCAGTCGCCGTTTACACCGGAGGCGCGCACTCCAACCATTGGCCCAAGACATGGGTTTTCGATCGGGAAAACGGACACGTTATTGAGCTGGGTGACGTGTTCACCGATCTGGAGTCGGGGCTGAACACCGTGTCCCGCCTTGTACGGCCCCCGCTCGTCAGCGCGCTCGGCGACATGTACCTGGAAGACATGCTGCAACCGGGCATTGAACCGATGGAAGACAACTTTCGCAATTTCATTTTCACCGAGGACGGGATGACATTCTTTTTCATGCCCTATCAGGTGGCCCCCTTTGCGGCAGGCGAACAGATCGTGACCATTCCCTATGAAAATATCGACAATCTGTTCAACGCCGAAACCAGACATGCGCTCGGACGTGAATAA
- a CDS encoding YqaE/Pmp3 family membrane protein, which translates to MELIRIIISVLIPPIGAFLKVGLSLQFFINLLLTICGYFPGLVHVIWLLARKK; encoded by the coding sequence ATGGAACTTATCCGCATTATCATTTCCGTTCTCATTCCGCCCATCGGGGCATTCCTCAAAGTGGGCTTGAGCCTCCAGTTTTTCATCAACCTGTTGTTGACCATCTGTGGCTACTTCCCCGGACTGGTCCACGTCATCTGGTTGTTGGCCAGAAAAAAATAA
- a CDS encoding pyridoxal-phosphate-dependent aminotransferase family protein, which yields MSLQEFAQLTLFITGPTYIREEVKQAAMLPEFGHRDAENELRFKPIRENLRILAGAGDDYEPVLVLGSGSSAMEASIRSLVAEDETLLNVSVGAFGDHYYEIAVANGKNAENLKFEYGQPIDLAVLEARLEALKPDVVSFTHNETSTGVVNDMKAVCALIRKHGGMPLVDGVSIYGGADLDLSNSGAAIYVTATQKSLALPAGFGIGFVSREAEEKAAWVTNKGHAHDITRQLVCARKNQTLTTPNGALANQMAVQLDYIVNEEGVENRFARHIAMRGMVEEWVAGLDGFDMFVPEGYRSPTLTTVVCPEGVTQAQLKNGVKEALRKEGYLMDPGYGKLNAALEKEGMRQIIRIGHMGDITPDMLAAYLAKLEVALKAL from the coding sequence ATGAGTTTGCAGGAATTCGCCCAGCTCACCCTTTTCATTACCGGCCCCACGTATATTCGTGAGGAAGTCAAACAGGCTGCCATGTTGCCTGAATTTGGTCATCGTGATGCCGAAAACGAACTCAGGTTCAAGCCCATCCGCGAGAATCTGCGTATTCTGGCCGGAGCCGGTGACGATTATGAGCCTGTTCTGGTGCTCGGGTCCGGTTCATCGGCCATGGAAGCGTCCATTCGTTCACTGGTGGCCGAGGACGAGACGCTGCTCAATGTGTCGGTTGGTGCGTTCGGGGATCATTACTATGAAATCGCCGTGGCCAACGGGAAGAATGCGGAGAACCTCAAGTTCGAATACGGTCAGCCCATTGATCTTGCCGTGCTGGAGGCCCGACTTGAAGCGTTGAAACCGGACGTGGTTTCCTTCACTCACAACGAAACGTCGACCGGTGTCGTGAATGACATGAAAGCGGTCTGCGCCCTTATCCGCAAGCACGGAGGCATGCCTCTGGTGGATGGCGTGTCCATTTATGGCGGGGCTGATCTTGATCTTTCCAATTCAGGGGCGGCCATTTATGTGACCGCTACCCAGAAATCCCTGGCTCTTCCTGCCGGATTCGGTATCGGGTTCGTGTCCAGGGAAGCCGAGGAAAAGGCCGCCTGGGTGACCAACAAGGGCCATGCCCATGACATCACCCGTCAGCTTGTCTGTGCCCGCAAGAACCAGACCCTGACCACTCCCAACGGTGCGTTGGCCAACCAGATGGCCGTGCAGTTGGATTACATTGTCAATGAAGAGGGCGTAGAAAACCGGTTTGCCCGTCATATTGCCATGCGGGGTATGGTTGAGGAGTGGGTTGCCGGACTGGACGGGTTCGATATGTTTGTTCCCGAAGGGTACCGCTCCCCGACGCTGACAACCGTGGTTTGCCCTGAAGGGGTGACGCAGGCTCAGCTCAAAAACGGGGTGAAGGAAGCGTTGCGCAAGGAAGGGTACCTCATGGACCCCGGTTACGGGAAGCTCAACGCGGCGCTCGAAAAGGAAGGCATGCGGCAGATAATCCGCATAGGTCACATGGGGGACATCACCCCTGACATGCTCGCTGCCTATCTCGCCAAGCTGGAAGTGGCGTTGAAGGCATTGTAG
- a CDS encoding transporter, translating to MTTALLVIIAVMWIPVALLNIGKGEAKGTGAVSAIVGTVVILGAILQAAVFGDGFTAGLLFAHGILYCCVGYALLVGLEDLRSVGNVSLAVALISAIYAVTFYIGGPTMADGTQLVAPSLYLAMACVGYTVLTLEVWMAFYGKLAPSIVAWSLLIWVPIGLWIPAFDLMIAGKLPF from the coding sequence ATGACGACTGCTCTTCTCGTAATTATTGCTGTCATGTGGATTCCCGTTGCATTGCTCAACATCGGAAAAGGCGAAGCCAAAGGAACCGGCGCGGTTTCTGCTATCGTCGGTACCGTTGTGATTCTGGGAGCCATCCTTCAAGCCGCAGTATTTGGTGATGGCTTCACAGCAGGCCTGCTGTTCGCACACGGTATTCTTTACTGTTGTGTCGGGTACGCTCTGCTTGTCGGCCTTGAAGACCTGCGTTCCGTAGGCAATGTCAGCCTGGCTGTCGCACTTATTTCCGCCATCTATGCCGTGACCTTCTACATCGGCGGCCCGACCATGGCTGATGGTACCCAATTGGTCGCACCGAGCCTCTACCTCGCCATGGCCTGCGTCGGGTACACGGTCCTCACCCTGGAAGTCTGGATGGCTTTCTATGGCAAGCTCGCACCCAGCATTGTGGCCTGGTCCCTGCTTATCTGGGTTCCCATCGGACTGTGGATTCCCGCTTTTGATCTGATGATCGCGGGCAAGCTCCCCTTCTAG